The Meiothermus sp. QL-1 DNA window AGCGGTAGCCCGCATATTCGAGGTCAAGGGCCGCCCTACCTTCGACCCCCTAATCGTGCACGTGGCCAGCCCGGAGATGCTCTTCGGGGTGGTGGCCGAGACACCTCCCCAGGCCTCGGCCCTCATGGCCCGCTTCTGGCCCGGCCCCCTGACTCTGGTGCTGCCCAAGGCCGAGGCGGTCCCCGGCCTGGTCACCGCAGGCCTGCCCACGGTGGCGGTGCGGATGCCCGCGAACCCGGTGGCCCTGGAGCTCATCCGGCAAGCCGGGGTGCCGGTGGCCGCCCCCAGCGCCAACCCCTTCGGTTACCTGAGCCCCACCCGGGCCGAACACGTGGAGCGCACCTTGGGCAGCCGGGTAGACCTCATCCTGGACGGGGGCCGGAGCCAGTTTGGGGTGGAGTCCACCATCCTCCTGCTGGCCGAAAGACCGGTGCTTTTGCGCCATGGGGCGGTGCCCTTGGAGGTTTTGGAGGAGGTTTTAGGCCCGGTAGAGCTGCAGGTGGCGCGGGAGCACAAACCCCTGGTGCCCGGCCAGCTTCCCCACCACTACGCGCCCTCCACCCCCATCCGGCTGGCCCAGCCCCACCAGGTGCCCCCGGAGGAACGCAAGCGCTCAGGCTACCTGGCCTTTCGCGACGTGCCCAAGGGCTTCAAGGTGGTCAAGGTGCTCTCCCCCACCGGCGATTTGCGCGAGGCTGCGGCCCATCTGTTTGAGGCCCTCCATCAGCTCGACCGGCTGGGCCTCGAGGCCATCTACGCCGAACCGGTGCCGGAGGAAGGGCTCGGCCGGGCCATTATGGACCGCCTCCGGCGGGCCGCGCAGGACCCCAGCCGAGTCTAGGGGTTTTCCCCTACAATGGCTTTTGGAGGTATGGCCCGCGACTTCTTTGCCCAACAAGGCCTAGAACCCCTGGATGCCCAGGGCTACCGCCGCGAAGCGCGCCTGGTCTTTCCCTACCTGAAGGCTCTTTCAGAGCGGGTGCTGGTCTTCGACGGGGCCATGGGCA harbors:
- a CDS encoding L-threonylcarbamoyladenylate synthase; the protein is MVVPPTEENLERAAHLLRSGGLVAFPTETVYGLGANALKAEAVARIFEVKGRPTFDPLIVHVASPEMLFGVVAETPPQASALMARFWPGPLTLVLPKAEAVPGLVTAGLPTVAVRMPANPVALELIRQAGVPVAAPSANPFGYLSPTRAEHVERTLGSRVDLILDGGRSQFGVESTILLLAERPVLLRHGAVPLEVLEEVLGPVELQVAREHKPLVPGQLPHHYAPSTPIRLAQPHQVPPEERKRSGYLAFRDVPKGFKVVKVLSPTGDLREAAAHLFEALHQLDRLGLEAIYAEPVPEEGLGRAIMDRLRRAAQDPSRV